From the genome of Vagococcus entomophilus:
ATAGTAAGGACGGTGTTTGGAACACCAAAAAATACAGAGTAGGAAATAAAGCGTTAAGTGCTAAGAGGATGGGATGTTGCCTTTTGGACGAAGAATCTGTTTGGATTCGCGGTTTTATTTTCGCATTCGCTGCATAAGTTTAGGTATGTAGCAACTCTTAAAGGAGATGCGCATCATGGGAAGAAGTATGAAAAAATTGAATGTCAGGGTAATCGCTTTAATGGGGTTGATGATTGCCTTGCAAGTGGTTTTTACACGATTTTTATCTGTGGAAACGACCTTTTTAAGGATTGGGATTGATTTCATTCCAGCCACAATAATGGGTGCCTTATTTGGCCCTTTTCTCGCTGCGATTGGTGGTGGTTTGGCTGATGTTTTAGGAATGATGATTTTTCCAAAGGGAGCTTTCTTTTTAGGGTTCACGTTTAACGCCTGCCTGATTGGCATGTTATATGGACTCTTGTACTACAAAAAAGAACTAACCTGGAAACGAGTTATTTTTTCAACAATCGTGATCACATTATTAAGTAGCTTATTGTTAACCCCTTTTTGGTTGCATTTGATGTACAAAGTGCCGTTTTGGGGATTAATGCCCATCAGACTGTTAAAAGCAGTGGTGATGATTCCTTTGCAAGCAGTTCTAACTTTTCTTGTATTAGGAAGATTACCCAAAGAAATAAAAAAATAACTTTTTTAGTTAGTATAAAAAGAAAAGACATGATTCCGAAAACATCCACGGAATCATGTCTTATTTAATTGTTTTCTGAGAATTGGGCGGCATAAAGCTTTGAATAAAAACCGTTTGGATTTTTCAGTAACTGTTCATGATTTCCCATCTCAACGATTTTTCCAGCGTCCATCACCAAGATGATATCGGCACTACGAATCGTGGACAAGCGATGTGCGATGACAAAGCTTGTTTTTCCTTGCATCATTCTAAGAAATGCTTCTTGTATTTTGCTTTCTGTTAAGGTATCTACAGAGCTAGTAGCTTCGTCAAGGATGAGCATTGGTGGGGCAGAAATCATGGTTCTGGCAATCGTCAAAAGTTGACGTTGCCCCTCAGATATTTTAAGCCCTTGACTACCGATAACCGTATCATATCCATGCGGTAGTTTGGTAATAAAAGAATGAACGAGCGCAGATTTTGCACAAGCAATGACCTCTTCGTCTGTTGCTTGAGGATTCCCAAAGGTCAAGTTTTCCTTGATGGTTCCGTCAAAAAGCCAAGTGTCTTGTAAAACCATACCAAAAGCTTTTCTTAGTGAATCTCTCGTGTAGTGCTGAATAGGGATACGATCAATTAAGATTTGGCCACTATCAAGATCGTAAAAGCGCATTAACAGATTGACAAGTGTCGATTTTCCAGCCCCAGTTTTGCCAACAATTGCGACTGTTTGACCCGATGTAACGTTCAATTGTAAATCCTGGATTAACGGTCTGGACGGATCGTAAGAAAAGAAGACGTGCTCAAACGAGACATTTCCTTTTGTTTTTGAGAGGACAACCGCGCTTGCCTCATCTTTTGCTTCAATGGGTTCATCCATCATGGTAAAAATACGTTCTAATCCAGCTAAGGCAGTTTGAAGTTGTGTCGTGATACCCGATAAGTCAATAAAGGGTTTTGAAAATTGACTGGCATAAATGGTGAAGCTTGAGATCATTCCAATAGTAACATTTCCTGTTCCTTTCAGTG
Proteins encoded in this window:
- a CDS encoding folate family ECF transporter S component, producing MGRSMKKLNVRVIALMGLMIALQVVFTRFLSVETTFLRIGIDFIPATIMGALFGPFLAAIGGGLADVLGMMIFPKGAFFLGFTFNACLIGMLYGLLYYKKELTWKRVIFSTIVITLLSSLLLTPFWLHLMYKVPFWGLMPIRLLKAVVMIPLQAVLTFLVLGRLPKEIKK
- a CDS encoding ABC transporter ATP-binding protein gives rise to the protein MKNRKRMNLAPIKRFSPYLSHFKKEIAFALVSGLIAGGTTVVITAYTGKAVDTMIGKNQVLFSDLCRILTLLAMILVLSVLSQWIIQILGNKIAYVSVANLRKDAFNHLNKLPLSYYDQTSQGNIMSRFTNDLDYVSEACVAIFNTFFSGITIVIVSLFAMFWLSPLLTIVVLIMTPLIFLVSWFVTKASQAQFSKQQQLVGDISGFVSEVVGNQKIVKAFQYESSSQARFEKMNQQLLDWGQKAQFYSSLSNPTSRFIDHIAYIAIGLVGGLLALKGTGNVTIGMISSFTIYASQFSKPFIDLSGITTQLQTALAGLERIFTMMDEPIEAKDEASAVVLSKTKGNVSFEHVFFSYDPSRPLIQDLQLNVTSGQTVAIVGKTGAGKSTLVNLLMRFYDLDSGQILIDRIPIQHYTRDSLRKAFGMVLQDTWLFDGTIKENLTFGNPQATDEEVIACAKSALVHSFITKLPHGYDTVIGSQGLKISEGQRQLLTIARTMISAPPMLILDEATSSVDTLTESKIQEAFLRMMQGKTSFVIAHRLSTIRSADIILVMDAGKIVEMGNHEQLLKNPNGFYSKLYAAQFSENN